From the Cervus elaphus chromosome 20, mCerEla1.1, whole genome shotgun sequence genome, one window contains:
- the MED8 gene encoding mediator of RNA polymerase II transcription subunit 8 isoform X2, with translation MQREEKQLEASLDALLSQVADLKNSLGSFIYKLENEYDRLTWPSVLDSFALLSGQLNTLNKVLKHEKTPLFRNQVIIPLVLSPDRDEDLMRQTEGRVPVFSHEVVPDHLRTKPDPEVEEQEKQLTTDAARIGADAAQKQIQSLNKMCSNLLEKINKEERESESGGLRPNKQTFNPADTNALVAAVAFGKGLSNWRPSGSSGPSQPGQPGAGTVLAGASGLQQVQMAGAPSQQQPMLSGVQMAQAGQPGKMPSGIKTNIKSASMHPYQRGQV, from the exons ATGCAG AGGGAGGAAAAACAGCTTGAGGCATCATTAGATGCACTGCTGAGTCAAGTGGCTGATCTGAAGAACTCACTGGGGAGTTTCATTTACAAGCTGGAGAACGAGTATGACCGGCTGACCTG GCCATCTGTCCTGGACAGCTTTGCCTTGCTTTCTGGACAGCTGAACACTTTGAACAAGGTCTTGAAGCATGAAAAGACACCACTGTTCCGCAACCAAGTCATCATCCCTCTGGTGTTGTCCCCAGACCGAGATGAAGATCTCATG AGGCAGACTGAAGGACGGGTACCTGTTTTCAGCCATGAGGTGGTCCCTGACCATCTGAGAACCAAGCCTGACCCTGAGGTTGAAGAGCAAGAGAAGCAGCTGACCACGGATGCTGCTCGCATTGGTGCTGATGCAGCACAG AAACAGATCCAGAGCTTGAACAAAATGTGCTCAAACCTTCTGGAGAAAATCAACAAAGAGGAACGAGAATCAGAGAGTGGAG GTCTCCGGCCGAACAAGCAGACCTTTAATCCAGCAGACACCAATGCCTTAGTGGCAGCTGTTGCCTTTGGAAAGGGGCTGTCTAACTGGAGGCCTTCAGGCAGCAGTGGTCCTAGCCAGCCAGGCCAGCCGGGAGCTGGAACAGTCCTCGCAGGAGCCTCAGGATTACAGCAGGTGCAGATGGCAGGAGCTCCAAGTCAGCAGCAGCCAATGCTCAGTGGGGTGCAGATGGCCCAAGCAGGTCAGCCAG GGAAAATGCCAAGTGGGATAAAAACCAACATCAAGTCGGCTTCCATGCATCCCTACCAGCG tggaCAAGTTTGA
- the MED8 gene encoding mediator of RNA polymerase II transcription subunit 8 isoform X1: protein MQREEKQLEASLDALLSQVADLKNSLGSFIYKLENEYDRLTWPSVLDSFALLSGQLNTLNKVLKHEKTPLFRNQVIIPLVLSPDRDEDLMRQTEGRVPVFSHEVVPDHLRTKPDPEVEEQEKQLTTDAARIGADAAQKQIQSLNKMCSNLLEKINKEERESESGGLRPNKQTFNPADTNALVAAVAFGKGLSNWRPSGSSGPSQPGQPGAGTVLAGASGLQQVQMAGAPSQQQPMLSGVQMAQAGQPGKMPSGIKTNIKSASMHPYQRTCPDLRLLHVCGELMDTRSWTAQLCLKACAYFVPPEPVTASVLRGPLPPQALLPRFQPGHLSRCR from the exons ATGCAG AGGGAGGAAAAACAGCTTGAGGCATCATTAGATGCACTGCTGAGTCAAGTGGCTGATCTGAAGAACTCACTGGGGAGTTTCATTTACAAGCTGGAGAACGAGTATGACCGGCTGACCTG GCCATCTGTCCTGGACAGCTTTGCCTTGCTTTCTGGACAGCTGAACACTTTGAACAAGGTCTTGAAGCATGAAAAGACACCACTGTTCCGCAACCAAGTCATCATCCCTCTGGTGTTGTCCCCAGACCGAGATGAAGATCTCATG AGGCAGACTGAAGGACGGGTACCTGTTTTCAGCCATGAGGTGGTCCCTGACCATCTGAGAACCAAGCCTGACCCTGAGGTTGAAGAGCAAGAGAAGCAGCTGACCACGGATGCTGCTCGCATTGGTGCTGATGCAGCACAG AAACAGATCCAGAGCTTGAACAAAATGTGCTCAAACCTTCTGGAGAAAATCAACAAAGAGGAACGAGAATCAGAGAGTGGAG GTCTCCGGCCGAACAAGCAGACCTTTAATCCAGCAGACACCAATGCCTTAGTGGCAGCTGTTGCCTTTGGAAAGGGGCTGTCTAACTGGAGGCCTTCAGGCAGCAGTGGTCCTAGCCAGCCAGGCCAGCCGGGAGCTGGAACAGTCCTCGCAGGAGCCTCAGGATTACAGCAGGTGCAGATGGCAGGAGCTCCAAGTCAGCAGCAGCCAATGCTCAGTGGGGTGCAGATGGCCCAAGCAGGTCAGCCAG GGAAAATGCCAAGTGGGATAAAAACCAACATCAAGTCGGCTTCCATGCATCCCTACCAGCG AACTTGCCCTGATCTGAGACTGCTTCATGTCTGTGGTGAGCTGATGGACACAAGATCGTGGACCGCTCAGCTTTGTTTGAAAGCCTGTGCTTATTTTGTGCCGCCAGAGCCGGTGACAGCTTCTGTCCTCAGAGGCCCGCTGCCTCCGCAGGCCTTGCTTCCCAGATTCCAGCCTGGCCATCTCTCCAGATGCAGGTGA
- the MED8 gene encoding mediator of RNA polymerase II transcription subunit 8 isoform X3, with the protein MQREEKQLEASLDALLSQVADLKNSLGSFIYKLENEYDRLTWPSVLDSFALLSGQLNTLNKVLKHEKTPLFRNQVIIPLVLSPDRDEDLMRQTEGRVPVFSHEVVPDHLRTKPDPEVEEQEKQLTTDAARIGADAAQKQIQSLNKMCSNLLEKINKEERESESGGLRPNKQTFNPADTNALVAAVAFGKGLSNWRPSGSSGPSQPGQPGAGTVLAGASGLQQVQMAGAPSQQQPMLSGVQMAQAGQPGKMPSGIKTNIKSASMHPYQR; encoded by the exons ATGCAG AGGGAGGAAAAACAGCTTGAGGCATCATTAGATGCACTGCTGAGTCAAGTGGCTGATCTGAAGAACTCACTGGGGAGTTTCATTTACAAGCTGGAGAACGAGTATGACCGGCTGACCTG GCCATCTGTCCTGGACAGCTTTGCCTTGCTTTCTGGACAGCTGAACACTTTGAACAAGGTCTTGAAGCATGAAAAGACACCACTGTTCCGCAACCAAGTCATCATCCCTCTGGTGTTGTCCCCAGACCGAGATGAAGATCTCATG AGGCAGACTGAAGGACGGGTACCTGTTTTCAGCCATGAGGTGGTCCCTGACCATCTGAGAACCAAGCCTGACCCTGAGGTTGAAGAGCAAGAGAAGCAGCTGACCACGGATGCTGCTCGCATTGGTGCTGATGCAGCACAG AAACAGATCCAGAGCTTGAACAAAATGTGCTCAAACCTTCTGGAGAAAATCAACAAAGAGGAACGAGAATCAGAGAGTGGAG GTCTCCGGCCGAACAAGCAGACCTTTAATCCAGCAGACACCAATGCCTTAGTGGCAGCTGTTGCCTTTGGAAAGGGGCTGTCTAACTGGAGGCCTTCAGGCAGCAGTGGTCCTAGCCAGCCAGGCCAGCCGGGAGCTGGAACAGTCCTCGCAGGAGCCTCAGGATTACAGCAGGTGCAGATGGCAGGAGCTCCAAGTCAGCAGCAGCCAATGCTCAGTGGGGTGCAGATGGCCCAAGCAGGTCAGCCAG GGAAAATGCCAAGTGGGATAAAAACCAACATCAAGTCGGCTTCCATGCATCCCTACCAGCGGTGA
- the MED8 gene encoding mediator of RNA polymerase II transcription subunit 8 isoform X4 has protein sequence MQREEKQLEASLDALLSQVADLKNSLGSFIYKLENEYDRLTWPSVLDSFALLSGQLNTLNKVLKHEKTPLFRNQVIIPLVLSPDRDEDLMRQTEGRVPVFSHEVVPDHLRTKPDPEVEEQEKQLTTDAARIGADAAQKQIQSLNKMCSNLLEKINKEERESESGGKMPSGIKTNIKSASMHPYQRTCPDLRLLHVCGELMDTRSWTAQLCLKACAYFVPPEPVTASVLRGPLPPQALLPRFQPGHLSRCR, from the exons ATGCAG AGGGAGGAAAAACAGCTTGAGGCATCATTAGATGCACTGCTGAGTCAAGTGGCTGATCTGAAGAACTCACTGGGGAGTTTCATTTACAAGCTGGAGAACGAGTATGACCGGCTGACCTG GCCATCTGTCCTGGACAGCTTTGCCTTGCTTTCTGGACAGCTGAACACTTTGAACAAGGTCTTGAAGCATGAAAAGACACCACTGTTCCGCAACCAAGTCATCATCCCTCTGGTGTTGTCCCCAGACCGAGATGAAGATCTCATG AGGCAGACTGAAGGACGGGTACCTGTTTTCAGCCATGAGGTGGTCCCTGACCATCTGAGAACCAAGCCTGACCCTGAGGTTGAAGAGCAAGAGAAGCAGCTGACCACGGATGCTGCTCGCATTGGTGCTGATGCAGCACAG AAACAGATCCAGAGCTTGAACAAAATGTGCTCAAACCTTCTGGAGAAAATCAACAAAGAGGAACGAGAATCAGAGAGTGGAG GGAAAATGCCAAGTGGGATAAAAACCAACATCAAGTCGGCTTCCATGCATCCCTACCAGCG AACTTGCCCTGATCTGAGACTGCTTCATGTCTGTGGTGAGCTGATGGACACAAGATCGTGGACCGCTCAGCTTTGTTTGAAAGCCTGTGCTTATTTTGTGCCGCCAGAGCCGGTGACAGCTTCTGTCCTCAGAGGCCCGCTGCCTCCGCAGGCCTTGCTTCCCAGATTCCAGCCTGGCCATCTCTCCAGATGCAGGTGA